Proteins encoded together in one Gemmatimonadota bacterium DH-78 window:
- a CDS encoding ADOP family duplicated permease: protein MSGRPPRAAERLLRACLGSTDAADFIVGDLRQEYAALRARSGRVVAAVWYWREAATVGVRYVGRGAGGPSLVADVGGGVKSALRVFRTAPGFAGAVVMTLALGLGVNATMFGAVDRVLLSPPEHVVDHRDLRFLHLSGLGSRSLNFPRAYAFPEYEAIREVAVLDGAAVFSPRRGATMGSGPEARRVVVQDVSAEFMPLLGVVPSEGRFFDAADDRPGAPPVAVISHGFREREFGNVPDVVGRTVAVGSHRYEVVGVTPPGFTGSELQPIDIWLPLRMNVRLTATWDVLGSRGARWFRVVVRLADGVDDAAAEARLTEAHTAAVSAWLDAGGEGGDETVGGRVHTGAFLMALGPSGDTSSRLTVWLGGVSLLVLLIACANVANLMLARGLDRQRERALHMAFGVGRRRLVVQALAEALLLAGVGGAAALLMAHWSGRALYGVLLPAIPLPAPVVNMRLLAFLGAVVLLTTVVAGLLPALQAIRTSPGDVLRRTRRGMSRSRGRVRGLLTLGQVSLSTVLLVGAGLFVQSLRNSLAVDVGFDPDPLINVEFEMASSAEPGALDALVREASRALASMPGVTGVTASWDSRPLYGWNEDSSMRPSRLDSIPPLAGGGPYIYAGTEGYAETAGLRIVEGRAFRAEDYATGAAPVIMVSRSFAEGAWPGADPLRECVSLRADQGHGPCRPVVGVYEDLMVHSLGDRGLWSATWPLAPDAEGLRGLLLRIEGEADDHVQPIRDRLAGLSADLRYVHVLPMAARVERLRGSWRVGATLFSIFGALALMVASLGLYSVLAFSVARRSREIGIRSALGARRLNLVAMVLGRAGVLLAGGLLSGIGVAAVAGRVMDVLLFGVPALNPAVFVAVAGVLGAAGLLAAWIPAWRATAIDPVGAMAAE from the coding sequence ATGTCGGGCCGGCCTCCGCGCGCGGCGGAGCGGCTTCTCAGGGCCTGCCTCGGGTCTACCGACGCGGCCGACTTCATCGTCGGCGACCTGCGGCAGGAGTACGCGGCCCTGCGTGCCCGAAGCGGTCGTGTGGTGGCGGCTGTCTGGTACTGGCGGGAGGCCGCGACCGTGGGCGTGCGCTACGTGGGGCGCGGGGCCGGGGGCCCCTCGCTGGTGGCGGATGTCGGCGGGGGCGTGAAGAGTGCATTGCGCGTCTTCCGCACCGCCCCGGGCTTCGCCGGAGCGGTGGTGATGACTCTCGCGCTCGGGCTCGGCGTGAATGCCACCATGTTCGGCGCGGTCGACCGGGTGCTGCTGAGCCCGCCCGAGCATGTGGTCGACCACCGCGACCTTCGATTCCTGCACCTCTCCGGGCTGGGCTCGCGCTCGCTCAACTTTCCTCGCGCCTACGCCTTTCCCGAGTACGAGGCGATCCGCGAAGTGGCCGTGCTCGACGGCGCGGCCGTATTCAGTCCGCGGCGGGGCGCGACCATGGGGTCCGGCCCGGAGGCGCGCCGGGTGGTCGTGCAGGACGTCTCGGCCGAGTTCATGCCTCTTCTGGGGGTCGTCCCCTCGGAGGGTCGGTTCTTCGACGCCGCCGATGATCGCCCGGGAGCTCCGCCGGTGGCCGTGATCTCGCACGGCTTTCGGGAGCGGGAGTTCGGAAACGTCCCCGATGTCGTGGGGCGCACGGTCGCTGTCGGCTCCCACCGCTACGAAGTGGTCGGCGTGACGCCACCCGGCTTCACCGGATCCGAGCTCCAGCCGATCGACATCTGGCTGCCGCTGCGCATGAACGTGAGGCTCACCGCCACCTGGGACGTGCTCGGGTCTCGCGGCGCGCGGTGGTTCCGGGTGGTCGTTCGGCTCGCGGACGGGGTGGACGATGCCGCCGCCGAGGCTCGTCTCACCGAGGCGCACACCGCCGCGGTCTCGGCCTGGCTCGATGCCGGTGGTGAGGGCGGCGACGAGACGGTCGGGGGCCGGGTCCACACGGGCGCGTTTCTGATGGCGCTCGGGCCCTCGGGCGACACGAGCAGTCGGCTCACCGTCTGGCTCGGGGGGGTGAGCCTGCTCGTGCTCCTCATCGCCTGCGCCAACGTGGCCAACCTGATGCTCGCCCGCGGCCTCGACCGCCAGCGGGAGCGGGCACTGCACATGGCCTTCGGCGTCGGGCGCCGCCGCCTCGTGGTGCAGGCCCTCGCCGAGGCACTCCTGCTCGCCGGCGTCGGTGGAGCGGCCGCGCTGCTGATGGCGCACTGGAGTGGGCGAGCCCTCTACGGGGTGCTGCTGCCCGCGATTCCGCTCCCCGCCCCGGTCGTGAACATGCGTCTACTCGCGTTCCTCGGTGCCGTGGTCCTGCTCACGACCGTCGTCGCCGGACTTCTGCCGGCCCTTCAGGCGATTCGCACCAGCCCCGGCGATGTGCTTCGTCGGACCCGGCGCGGGATGTCCCGGTCGAGGGGGCGGGTGCGCGGTCTTCTCACCCTCGGGCAGGTGAGCCTGTCGACGGTGCTGCTGGTCGGGGCGGGGCTCTTCGTGCAGAGCCTGCGAAACAGCCTCGCGGTCGACGTGGGGTTCGATCCCGATCCGCTGATCAATGTCGAGTTCGAGATGGCCTCGAGCGCCGAGCCGGGCGCCCTCGACGCGCTCGTGCGGGAGGCGAGTCGAGCCCTCGCCTCGATGCCCGGCGTGACCGGGGTGACGGCCTCCTGGGATTCGCGCCCTCTCTACGGGTGGAACGAGGACTCCTCGATGCGGCCGAGCCGACTCGACTCGATTCCCCCGCTGGCGGGCGGCGGGCCCTACATCTACGCCGGTACGGAGGGGTACGCCGAGACCGCGGGACTGCGGATCGTCGAGGGCCGCGCCTTTCGTGCCGAGGACTACGCGACAGGGGCTGCACCGGTGATCATGGTGAGCCGGTCGTTCGCCGAGGGCGCGTGGCCCGGAGCCGACCCGCTTCGCGAGTGCGTGTCGCTGCGCGCCGACCAGGGGCATGGGCCCTGCCGACCGGTGGTGGGGGTCTACGAGGATCTCATGGTGCATTCCCTGGGCGACCGGGGCCTCTGGTCGGCCACCTGGCCCCTCGCTCCGGATGCCGAAGGGCTGCGGGGACTCCTCCTGCGCATCGAGGGCGAGGCGGATGACCACGTCCAGCCCATTCGCGATCGCCTCGCCGGTCTCTCTGCCGACCTGCGCTACGTGCACGTGCTGCCGATGGCGGCCAGGGTCGAGCGCCTACGGGGATCCTGGCGGGTGGGCGCGACCCTCTTCTCCATCTTCGGCGCGCTCGCACTGATGGTCGCGTCTCTCGGCCTCTACAGCGTGCTCGCCTTCTCGGTGGCGCGCCGGAGTCGCGAGATCGGCATTCGGTCGGCCCTCGGTGCCCGTCGCCTGAATCTCGTGGCGATGGTGCTCGGACGGGCCGGAGTTCTGCTCGCGGGCGGACTCCTCTCGGGGATCGGGGTCGCAGCGGTGGCGGGTCGCGTCATGGATGTGCTCCTGTTCGGCGTGCCTGCGCTGAACCCCGCAGTGTTCGTCGCGGTCGCGGGCGTACTCGGCGCAGCCGGCCTCCTGGCGGCCTGGATCCCGGCCTGGCGGGCCACCGCCATCGACCCCGTCGGGGCCATGGCCGCCGAGTAG
- a CDS encoding ankyrin repeat domain-containing protein, whose translation MPLVPLPFDASHTDCEARATALLAALREGDDGALHLFKWNHPELVHGSFAEARDRAPRLGLPDARLVLARSRAFENWDSMVAFTREVSRAGPVRSFEEAADAVVDGALARLSERLELDPTLVSARSVRRHRATLLHYLSANGLELERQRSPSSALAVGRLLLDAGADPSATARAYGGDCTTLSLLVSSVHPAEAGVQADLALLLAERGATLHPAVEGERAPLDVALSFGYLDTALRLVDAGAPVRTVDTAAALGLIDRVAALWDTADDDARHRAFALAAQHGQAAVVRALLARGADPGRFNPPGAHPHSTPLHQAAFAGHAKVVDLLLEAGARTDVRDTVHAGTPLDWARHAGHAAIAARLADADT comes from the coding sequence GTGCCCCTCGTCCCCCTCCCGTTCGACGCCTCGCACACCGACTGCGAGGCCCGGGCCACGGCGCTGCTCGCGGCACTGCGGGAGGGGGACGACGGTGCGCTGCACCTCTTCAAGTGGAATCACCCCGAACTCGTGCACGGCTCCTTCGCCGAGGCGCGGGATCGGGCCCCCCGACTCGGGCTCCCCGATGCGCGTCTCGTGCTCGCGCGATCGCGTGCGTTCGAGAACTGGGACTCCATGGTGGCCTTCACCCGCGAGGTGAGCCGGGCAGGGCCCGTGCGATCCTTCGAGGAAGCCGCCGATGCGGTGGTGGATGGGGCGCTCGCCCGCCTGAGCGAGCGCCTCGAACTCGACCCCACCCTCGTATCCGCGCGGTCGGTGCGAAGGCACCGGGCCACCCTCCTGCACTACCTCTCGGCAAACGGCCTGGAACTCGAGCGCCAGCGGAGCCCTTCGAGCGCCCTGGCGGTCGGGCGCCTCCTGCTCGACGCCGGAGCCGACCCCTCCGCGACCGCCCGCGCGTACGGCGGGGACTGCACCACCCTGAGCCTACTGGTCTCGAGTGTGCACCCTGCGGAGGCGGGCGTTCAGGCCGACCTGGCACTGCTGCTCGCCGAGCGCGGGGCCACCCTGCACCCCGCGGTAGAGGGTGAGCGGGCGCCCCTCGACGTCGCTCTTTCGTTCGGCTACCTCGACACCGCTCTGCGGCTCGTCGACGCGGGAGCACCGGTGCGCACCGTCGATACCGCCGCGGCGCTGGGTCTGATCGACCGGGTCGCAGCGCTGTGGGACACCGCCGACGACGACGCGCGGCACCGCGCCTTCGCGCTCGCCGCCCAGCACGGGCAGGCCGCGGTGGTACGTGCGTTGCTGGCCCGAGGCGCCGACCCCGGCCGCTTCAACCCGCCGGGGGCTCACCCGCACTCCACTCCGCTGCACCAGGCCGCCTTCGCGGGCCACGCGAAGGTGGTGGACCTGCTGCTCGAGGCCGGCGCCCGCACCGATGTGCGCGACACGGTCCACGCAGGCACACCCCTCGACTGGGCGCGGCACGCGGGGCACGCCGCGATCGCTGCTCGGCTGGCCGACGCCGACACCTGA